The Streptomyces sp. NBC_01142 genome has a window encoding:
- a CDS encoding IclR family transcriptional regulator, translating to MGAQDGPTLITSVQRAFRLMEAVGAHEGGAPAKQLAREAGLPLATTYHLLRTLVHDGYLRKLDDGGFVIGDKLHMLHVGTRGQALLSRIRPTLAALRDEISAAAYLTFYEDGEIRVVEIVDSPRAPRADLWVGFEDAGHATALGKCVLRELDDDARSDYLSRHPLSDLTPRTITHRSELLRRLDSAPAAPAILDLEEYSLGTVCVAVPVYSGRTLGSLGVSVRADRLSRIDDVLARLVPAANRVTRGLSLTI from the coding sequence ATGGGTGCTCAGGACGGCCCCACGCTCATCACTTCCGTGCAGCGAGCCTTCCGTTTGATGGAGGCGGTGGGGGCCCACGAGGGTGGCGCCCCGGCCAAGCAGCTGGCACGCGAGGCAGGGCTGCCCCTGGCCACCACCTATCACCTGCTGCGGACGCTGGTGCACGACGGGTACCTGCGGAAGCTGGACGACGGCGGGTTCGTGATCGGGGACAAGCTGCACATGCTGCACGTCGGAACCCGAGGGCAGGCGCTGCTCAGCCGTATCCGTCCCACGCTCGCCGCTCTGCGGGACGAGATTTCGGCCGCCGCCTATCTGACCTTCTACGAGGACGGCGAGATCCGGGTCGTCGAGATCGTCGACAGCCCTCGGGCGCCCCGGGCCGACCTCTGGGTGGGTTTCGAGGATGCCGGGCACGCCACTGCGTTGGGCAAGTGCGTCCTGCGCGAGCTGGACGACGACGCGCGCAGCGACTATCTCTCCCGGCACCCTCTCTCCGATCTCACACCCCGCACCATTACCCACCGTTCCGAACTGCTGCGACGACTCGACTCGGCACCCGCCGCGCCGGCCATCCTGGACCTGGAGGAGTACTCCCTGGGTACGGTCTGCGTCGCCGTGCCCGTGTACAGCGGGCGCACGCTCGGCTCGCTCGGTGTCTCCGTCCGGGCGGACCGGCTCTCCCGGATCGATGACGTTCTCGCGCGGCTGGTCCCGGCAGCGAATCGCGTGACCAGGGGCCTTTCACTCACTATCTGA
- a CDS encoding PP2C family protein-serine/threonine phosphatase, whose translation MSHAREHQRDRRPTWKPGKRAVGSGAPARPDEGRGAASATTALVHSPAAALRGVPALVVSGVAFLALVGGAGIAWLPMLAVGPALAAATSRPWGVVRIGFLAVALGAVLGSRGEEPGRDQAIVLSALVAVTLASSLASALRGRHERVLADVRSVAEAAQHALLQPVPATVGQFEVAVRYSAAAAEARIGGDLYALVPTPYGVRLIVGDVRGKGLPAVSTAALVLGVFREAAYDEPDLLDVVARIERSLARNLGRDDFVTAVVAGYPDAGRMEVVNCGHAPPLLVRGTDVMAVDPTHPAPPLGLSALTGETPSLQVLPFADGDQLLLYTDGVTEARNHSREFYPLIEGVARHVSDEPSRTVAALHDELLAHVGGRLHDDAALLLLRKPAMACSTPAAESGLRPTG comes from the coding sequence ATGAGTCACGCCCGAGAGCATCAGCGCGACCGCCGACCGACCTGGAAACCTGGGAAGCGGGCGGTCGGCTCCGGGGCCCCGGCCCGGCCGGACGAGGGTCGGGGAGCGGCCTCGGCGACAACGGCGCTGGTTCATTCACCCGCCGCCGCCCTGCGCGGTGTGCCCGCGCTGGTCGTCTCTGGCGTTGCGTTTCTCGCCCTCGTCGGCGGAGCCGGGATTGCCTGGCTGCCGATGCTCGCCGTCGGGCCTGCGCTGGCCGCCGCGACCAGCAGGCCGTGGGGAGTCGTTCGTATCGGCTTCCTCGCCGTGGCACTGGGCGCAGTGCTCGGCAGCCGCGGCGAGGAGCCTGGCCGTGATCAGGCGATCGTGCTGTCCGCGCTGGTCGCCGTCACCCTCGCGAGCAGCCTGGCCAGCGCGCTGCGCGGGCGTCACGAACGGGTACTGGCGGATGTCCGCTCGGTCGCCGAGGCTGCCCAGCACGCGCTCCTCCAGCCCGTGCCCGCCACTGTCGGTCAGTTCGAGGTGGCAGTCCGCTACAGCGCCGCCGCGGCGGAGGCCCGAATAGGCGGGGACCTCTACGCGCTGGTGCCCACCCCGTACGGGGTCAGGCTGATCGTCGGCGATGTGCGTGGCAAGGGACTGCCCGCGGTGAGCACCGCCGCTCTGGTGCTCGGTGTCTTCCGCGAGGCCGCCTACGACGAACCGGATCTCCTGGATGTCGTCGCCCGGATCGAGCGGAGCCTGGCGCGCAACCTCGGCCGTGACGACTTCGTCACCGCCGTGGTCGCCGGGTACCCGGACGCCGGGCGCATGGAGGTGGTCAACTGCGGACATGCTCCTCCACTGCTGGTTCGCGGAACCGACGTCATGGCTGTCGACCCGACCCATCCGGCTCCGCCCCTCGGACTGAGCGCGCTCACCGGTGAGACCCCGAGCCTTCAGGTCCTGCCGTTCGCCGACGGCGACCAGTTGCTTCTCTACACCGACGGGGTCACAGAGGCCCGTAACCACAGTCGTGAGTTCTACCCGCTTATCGAGGGGGTGGCGCGGCACGTGTCGGACGAGCCGTCCCGTACCGTCGCCGCGCTGCACGACGAGCTGCTGGCACATGTGGGCGGCCGGCTCCACGACGACGCGGCACTGCTTCTGCTCCGCAAACCGGCCATGGCGTGCTCGACGCCCGCCGCCGAGTCCGGACTCCGGCCGACAGGGTGA
- a CDS encoding ornithine cyclodeaminase family protein, producing MSRGATAVIGAEEVRGAVPVAAAVAALQGALRDGLDPEADPARSVIPVEQGQLLLMPSHSSRYTGVKIATVAPGNPALGLPRIQGTYLLMDAETLSPLAHLDGVALTTLRTAAVSAAAADLLAEPDAGRLIVFGTGPQGHSHIEALCAVRPVRHITVVGRDRERLANFVQRYGDFGPVVEAGTADAVARADLVACCTTARTPLFDGSALPAHATVVAVGSHEPGAREVDDETVRRSTVVVEARAAALREAGDVILAVNSGALDPESLVGLADLARGTAVVDRSRPRLFKSVGMAWEDLVVAGAAYEASR from the coding sequence ATGAGCCGGGGCGCGACCGCAGTCATCGGGGCCGAGGAGGTACGCGGGGCCGTTCCCGTGGCCGCCGCCGTCGCCGCACTCCAGGGCGCGCTGCGCGACGGACTCGACCCGGAGGCCGACCCCGCCCGCTCCGTGATCCCGGTCGAGCAGGGGCAGTTGCTGCTGATGCCCTCGCACTCCTCCCGCTACACGGGCGTCAAGATCGCCACGGTGGCGCCGGGAAACCCCGCACTCGGGCTCCCCCGGATCCAGGGCACGTACCTGCTGATGGATGCCGAGACGCTCAGCCCGCTCGCCCACCTCGACGGGGTCGCGCTGACCACCCTCCGTACCGCCGCCGTCTCCGCGGCCGCCGCCGACCTCCTCGCCGAACCGGACGCCGGGCGTCTGATCGTCTTCGGCACCGGTCCGCAGGGCCACAGTCATATCGAGGCCCTGTGTGCCGTCCGCCCCGTCCGGCACATCACGGTCGTCGGCCGCGACCGTGAGCGCCTCGCGAACTTCGTTCAGCGGTACGGGGATTTCGGCCCGGTGGTGGAGGCCGGCACGGCGGACGCCGTGGCGCGGGCCGATCTGGTCGCCTGCTGCACCACGGCCCGTACCCCCCTCTTCGACGGGTCGGCGCTGCCCGCGCACGCGACGGTCGTCGCCGTCGGCTCCCATGAGCCCGGGGCACGCGAGGTCGACGACGAGACGGTGAGACGCTCGACGGTGGTGGTCGAGGCGCGCGCCGCAGCGCTGCGTGAGGCGGGCGATGTCATTCTGGCCGTGAACTCCGGAGCGCTGGACCCCGAGTCCCTGGTCGGCCTCGCGGACCTCGCGCGCGGCACGGCCGTGGTCGACCGCTCCCGCCCACGGCTCTTCAAGAGCGTCGGCATGGCGTGGGAGGACCTGGTCGTCGCCGGTGCCGCCTACGAGGCCTCCCGCTAG
- a CDS encoding peptidoglycan-binding protein: protein MATPLSASRLLKALRDEGLHVVEHRSWRTHNRNHKGPWGPLHGVMIHHTVTSGTQNSVDMCYNGHSSLPGPLCHGVIAKDGSVHLVGHGRANHAGLGDDEVLRAVVNESALPVDNEANTDGNRHFYGFECVNLGNGTDPWPAAQLEAIEKAAAAICRAHGWSHRSVIGHKEWQPGKIDPRGFTMDSMRNRIKGRLGGPSDGPSTPPPKPPAKFEPFPGAAFFSAGRRSAVVTAMGKRLVAEGCGRYEVGPGPDWGEADRKSYAAWQRKLGYSGSDADGVPGKASWDKLKVPNV, encoded by the coding sequence ATGGCAACGCCTCTGTCCGCCTCCAGACTGCTCAAAGCCCTCCGCGACGAGGGGCTGCACGTCGTCGAGCACCGGAGCTGGCGCACGCACAACCGCAATCACAAGGGTCCGTGGGGCCCCCTGCACGGTGTGATGATCCATCACACCGTGACCTCGGGTACCCAGAACTCCGTGGACATGTGCTACAACGGCCATTCGAGCCTGCCGGGGCCACTGTGCCACGGGGTGATAGCCAAGGACGGCTCGGTCCATCTGGTCGGCCACGGGCGGGCCAACCACGCCGGCCTCGGCGACGACGAGGTACTGCGCGCGGTGGTCAACGAGTCTGCGTTGCCCGTCGACAACGAGGCCAACACCGACGGCAATCGCCATTTCTACGGATTCGAGTGCGTCAACCTGGGCAACGGCACGGACCCGTGGCCGGCCGCCCAGCTGGAGGCGATCGAGAAGGCGGCGGCCGCGATCTGCCGTGCGCACGGCTGGTCCCACCGCTCGGTGATCGGGCACAAGGAGTGGCAGCCGGGGAAGATCGATCCGCGCGGCTTCACGATGGACTCGATGCGCAACCGGATCAAAGGGCGGCTCGGCGGCCCCTCGGACGGCCCGTCCACGCCACCTCCGAAACCACCGGCGAAGTTCGAGCCGTTTCCCGGGGCCGCGTTCTTCTCGGCAGGGCGGCGCAGCGCCGTCGTCACGGCGATGGGCAAGCGGCTGGTGGCCGAGGGGTGCGGGCGGTACGAGGTGGGCCCGGGCCCGGACTGGGGGGAGGCCGACCGCAAGTCCTATGCCGCCTGGCAGCGCAAGCTCGGCTACTCGGGGAGCGACGCCGACGGCGTTCCGGGCAAGGCGAGCTGGGACAAGCTGAAGGTGCCCAACGTCTGA
- a CDS encoding globin domain-containing protein — protein MNDDIGVVKESLERVRRRAGHVVRYFYAHLFSHHPELRPLFPADMDDQYERLFAALVRVVDHLGHPGLPAHLERLGRDHRKFGISDADYTAVGESLIASIRYHSTHSWNTRTETAWLRVYTVAAATMTGGARQSLAANEPACWDATVVSHRLHGGHTAVVRAVPSARYPCLPGQYASVEHPDLPGVWRPYSVAGRPERDGILEFHIGRVPDGLLSTALCDHTVPGRVLRVGAASGSALPPPLGTPAITLIAAGTGWSAVKAVLDDLLTRRPLPRIRIDVVARSEAHFYDGGALADLQRDHPGLKANWWYQQQDEGPTGAAERLHRDLGARRDWEAESVYLCGPAMFAQETAELLHGFGLPAGSLVRDPLPPSLQQRGYVSHAEKFLDPLPVNWIDPDARTRPLDVPAPETAPLPTPGRAPALAPPPVPAAPGRGGWFEPHSATGRV, from the coding sequence ATGAACGACGACATCGGTGTGGTCAAAGAGAGCCTGGAGCGGGTCAGACGGCGGGCCGGTCATGTGGTCCGCTACTTCTACGCGCACCTGTTCAGCCATCATCCGGAGTTACGCCCGCTGTTCCCCGCGGACATGGACGACCAGTACGAGCGGCTGTTCGCCGCGCTGGTGCGGGTCGTGGACCATCTCGGCCACCCCGGGCTCCCCGCCCATCTGGAGCGGCTCGGCCGGGACCACCGCAAGTTCGGGATATCCGACGCGGACTACACAGCGGTGGGTGAGAGCCTCATCGCCTCGATCCGCTACCACAGCACGCACTCCTGGAACACGCGGACCGAAACAGCCTGGCTGCGGGTGTACACCGTCGCCGCCGCGACCATGACCGGCGGCGCCCGCCAGTCCCTGGCCGCGAACGAACCGGCCTGCTGGGATGCCACCGTCGTCTCGCACCGCCTGCACGGCGGGCACACGGCCGTCGTACGCGCCGTACCCTCCGCCCGCTACCCCTGCCTTCCCGGCCAGTACGCGTCGGTCGAGCATCCGGACCTGCCCGGTGTGTGGCGGCCCTACTCCGTGGCCGGCCGCCCCGAACGCGACGGGATCCTCGAGTTCCACATCGGCCGGGTCCCGGACGGGCTCCTCAGCACGGCGTTGTGCGACCACACCGTTCCCGGCCGCGTCCTGAGGGTCGGCGCGGCGTCGGGATCCGCGCTCCCCCCGCCCCTCGGCACTCCTGCCATCACCCTGATCGCCGCCGGAACGGGCTGGTCCGCGGTCAAGGCCGTCCTCGACGATCTGCTCACCCGCCGGCCCCTTCCCCGTATCCGGATCGATGTCGTGGCCCGCAGCGAGGCCCACTTCTACGACGGAGGCGCCCTCGCCGACCTGCAGCGGGACCACCCCGGCCTCAAGGCCAACTGGTGGTATCAGCAGCAGGATGAAGGCCCGACGGGGGCTGCGGAACGGCTCCACCGCGATCTCGGCGCACGCCGGGACTGGGAGGCCGAGTCCGTCTATCTGTGCGGCCCCGCGATGTTCGCACAGGAGACGGCCGAACTGCTCCACGGCTTCGGACTGCCGGCCGGATCGCTGGTGCGCGATCCGCTGCCGCCGTCGTTGCAGCAGCGGGGATACGTCTCCCACGCGGAGAAGTTCCTCGACCCCCTCCCGGTGAACTGGATCGATCCGGACGCCCGGACCCGCCCGCTCGACGTCCCGGCACCCGAGACTGCTCCGCTGCCCACGCCGGGCCGGGCCCCGGCTCTCGCTCCCCCACCCGTGCCCGCGGCGCCGGGCCGCGGAGGCTGGTTCGAACCGCACAGTGCGACAGGACGTGTCTGA
- a CDS encoding glucosamine-6-phosphate deaminase, translated as MEVVIVPDSAAGGELIAEAMADLLRRKPDALLGVATGSTPLPVYEALAAKVRASEVDTSHARICQLDEYVGLPSGHPESYRSVVLREVVEPLGLTDASFMGPDGTAEDVAAACIGYDHALTEAGGVDLQLLGIGTDGHIGFNEPCSSLASRTRIKTLTDRTRQDNARFFNGLDEVPHHVITQGIGTILEARHLVLLATGKAKADAVALAVEGPLSALVPASALQLHPHATVVVDEAAASGLKLADYFRATYAAKPAWQGL; from the coding sequence GTGGAAGTTGTCATCGTTCCGGACTCCGCCGCGGGCGGCGAGCTCATCGCCGAAGCCATGGCCGACCTGCTGCGACGCAAGCCCGACGCGCTCCTGGGCGTAGCCACGGGGTCGACCCCGCTGCCTGTCTACGAGGCCCTGGCCGCCAAGGTGCGCGCCTCGGAGGTGGACACTTCCCACGCCCGCATCTGCCAGCTCGACGAGTACGTCGGCCTGCCCTCCGGCCACCCCGAGTCCTACCGCTCGGTGGTCCTGCGTGAAGTCGTCGAGCCCCTCGGACTGACCGACGCGTCGTTCATGGGCCCGGACGGCACCGCCGAGGACGTCGCGGCCGCCTGCATCGGCTACGACCACGCGCTGACCGAGGCCGGCGGCGTCGACCTCCAGCTGCTGGGCATCGGCACCGACGGACACATCGGCTTCAACGAGCCCTGCTCCTCACTCGCCTCCCGCACCCGGATCAAGACACTCACCGACCGGACCCGGCAGGACAACGCCCGGTTCTTCAACGGCCTGGACGAGGTCCCCCACCACGTCATCACCCAGGGCATCGGCACCATCCTGGAAGCCCGCCACCTGGTCCTGCTGGCCACCGGCAAGGCGAAGGCCGACGCCGTGGCACTCGCCGTCGAGGGCCCGCTCTCCGCCCTGGTGCCCGCCTCGGCCCTGCAGCTCCACCCGCACGCCACCGTGGTGGTCGACGAGGCGGCGGCGTCCGGCCTCAAGCTCGCCGACTACTTCCGCGCGACCTACGCCGCCAAGCCCGCCTGGCAGGGTCTGTAG
- a CDS encoding SRPBCC family protein produces MTSPTPTGRLLPAENGRDLVLTRTLRSPLREVWASLTRPERTARWFGPWKGEAAAGRTVEIQMAFEEGAPWAELRIEACESPRRLAVSMADEAGSWPMEIRLSEADGATTVELVHHLPGQTAQPGEAGIGEIGPGWEYYLDMFVAAHAGLPRPAFDSYYPAQKTYFEELNG; encoded by the coding sequence ATGACATCACCCACCCCCACCGGCCGGCTGCTGCCCGCCGAGAACGGCCGCGACCTGGTGCTCACCCGGACCCTGCGCAGTCCTCTGCGAGAGGTGTGGGCGAGCCTGACCCGGCCCGAGCGGACCGCGCGGTGGTTCGGCCCCTGGAAGGGCGAAGCCGCCGCCGGCCGGACCGTCGAGATCCAGATGGCGTTCGAGGAAGGGGCACCGTGGGCCGAGCTGCGCATCGAGGCGTGCGAGTCGCCGCGGCGACTCGCCGTGTCGATGGCGGACGAAGCCGGGTCATGGCCGATGGAGATCCGGCTCTCCGAGGCGGACGGCGCCACCACGGTGGAACTCGTTCACCACCTCCCGGGGCAGACCGCCCAGCCGGGAGAGGCCGGGATCGGCGAGATCGGGCCGGGCTGGGAGTACTACCTCGACATGTTCGTCGCCGCACACGCCGGCCTGCCGCGGCCGGCGTTCGACTCGTACTACCCGGCACAGAAGACGTACTTCGAGGAGTTGAACGGCTGA
- a CDS encoding BTAD domain-containing putative transcriptional regulator, which translates to MAGEPACDNGDFTAADRAETAGSGHAPSLPARPRQQARPPGGDNEAVTYRYRVLGTTQAFRPDGTEVPVRGTRLRALLAALAAGGGRVVPAGELAAQVWGEDEQRPADESAALQALVGRLRRALGRAAVGSAPGGYRLAADRDDIDLFRFERLAAQGAASLVADDAAASARLLDEGLALWHGPALDDLPGRDTDALVVRAEQRRAEARRTRLAAEVSLGRPQTVLAELTAMAAATPLDEPLQALLIRALRTAGRHAEALQTYEDVRRRLSGRLGTDPGPELRALHAQLLAVGPADDDLPAEPPDPVDKKPVTRGNLRARLTSFVGREEELAGLARELRARRLVTLLGPGGAGKTRLALEAAEAAAGAWPDGVWVVELASVRDEETVPETVLTALGARETQVRGPAAADAEARDPLAQLVEYCGRRRMMLVLDNCEHVIGAAARLADAVLTGCPEVRVLATSREPLGVPGEWVRGVGPLPQEVALRLLGERGAAARPGFRTHDDPEACAEICRGLDGLPLAVELAAARLRALTPRQIADRLDDRFRLLSSGSRTVLPRQQTLRAVVDWSWDLLDEDERTVLRRLAVFSGGCALAQAEAVCGAGALEPLASLVDKSLVVAAPDGLDEMRYRLLETVAEYAGERLEGAGERAAVERRHMRAYRELVRTGDPELRGPRQAEWLERFETEHDNVRAALRTALRPAQREQEQEQEALCLVLSMNWFWQRRNHQADARSWSSVAAGFGPDPFRSPVRPAVPLADRCTAAPPPWSEEQLWEARRGVRLMVFASSQDDGVARGEPQALAHLRRIVSAYRPGLPQICRQPGSMWFFARLMSGEFDGLGEAVDAIVDSCRDLADGWDLGFALLLRATLLGDRRGGLEQSASDADRALALFEAAGDLWGVAESLSARGEAHAGRGRYEEAAADFARAMRSSARVGAHAQVPVFRARLASVRLKTAASPREREHAERQLLEAVEESRESADVLGTGRMMLAQHYGNTGRTELARHQLHEMERDLSAATPELFRGVVAGAYGWLDCLDGEYAAARRRIAEAVGLLDSLAHLVAPYLITDQFLCAAWAMAHLGAAEEAARLLGAYDRSSRQPGGLGFRPFADEKETRQRAESEVRAAAAGERYERAYAEGGGLSVPEAAALI; encoded by the coding sequence ATGGCGGGCGAACCGGCCTGCGACAACGGCGATTTCACGGCGGCAGACCGGGCAGAGACGGCGGGGAGCGGACATGCCCCCAGTCTGCCAGCCCGGCCACGTCAGCAGGCCCGGCCGCCCGGCGGCGACAATGAAGCGGTGACATACCGCTACCGCGTACTCGGCACCACGCAGGCGTTCCGCCCGGACGGCACCGAGGTGCCGGTCCGCGGGACGCGGCTGAGGGCGTTGCTGGCCGCGCTCGCCGCGGGCGGCGGCCGGGTGGTACCGGCGGGGGAACTGGCCGCCCAGGTATGGGGCGAGGACGAGCAGCGGCCCGCCGACGAGAGCGCGGCACTGCAGGCACTGGTCGGACGGCTGCGGCGAGCACTCGGCCGTGCGGCCGTGGGTTCCGCTCCGGGCGGCTACCGGCTGGCGGCGGACCGGGACGACATCGATCTCTTCCGCTTCGAGCGGCTGGCGGCGCAGGGAGCCGCCTCTCTGGTCGCCGACGACGCCGCCGCGTCGGCCCGGCTGCTGGACGAGGGCCTCGCGCTCTGGCACGGCCCGGCCCTCGACGATCTGCCCGGACGGGACACCGACGCCCTTGTCGTACGGGCGGAACAGCGCCGCGCCGAGGCGCGCCGCACCCGGCTCGCGGCCGAGGTGTCGCTGGGGCGGCCGCAGACCGTGCTCGCCGAGCTGACGGCGATGGCCGCAGCCACGCCGCTGGACGAGCCGCTGCAGGCGCTGTTGATCAGGGCCCTGCGGACAGCGGGACGCCATGCCGAGGCGCTGCAGACGTACGAGGACGTACGGCGGCGGCTCTCCGGGCGGCTCGGTACGGATCCCGGACCTGAACTGCGCGCTTTGCATGCACAGTTGCTGGCTGTCGGCCCGGCCGACGACGACCTGCCCGCCGAACCGCCCGACCCGGTGGACAAGAAGCCCGTCACGCGGGGCAATCTGCGCGCCAGGCTCACTTCCTTCGTGGGCCGCGAGGAGGAACTGGCGGGGCTCGCACGGGAACTGCGGGCGCGCCGTCTGGTCACCCTGCTCGGGCCCGGCGGCGCCGGCAAGACCCGGCTGGCCCTGGAGGCCGCCGAGGCGGCGGCCGGGGCATGGCCGGACGGTGTCTGGGTCGTCGAGCTCGCCTCCGTACGCGACGAAGAGACCGTGCCCGAGACGGTGCTGACCGCCCTCGGCGCGCGCGAGACACAGGTGCGGGGACCGGCCGCGGCGGACGCCGAGGCCCGCGATCCGCTCGCCCAGCTGGTGGAGTACTGCGGTCGGCGCCGGATGATGCTCGTGCTCGACAACTGCGAGCATGTGATCGGCGCGGCGGCCCGGCTGGCGGATGCCGTCCTCACCGGCTGTCCGGAAGTGCGCGTGCTGGCCACCAGTCGCGAGCCGCTGGGTGTCCCCGGCGAGTGGGTACGCGGTGTGGGACCGCTGCCGCAGGAGGTGGCGCTGCGGCTGCTGGGCGAGCGGGGCGCGGCCGCCCGGCCCGGGTTCCGTACGCACGACGACCCCGAGGCCTGCGCCGAGATCTGCCGCGGGCTCGACGGGCTGCCGCTCGCCGTCGAACTGGCCGCCGCCCGGCTGCGCGCCCTCACGCCCCGGCAGATCGCGGACCGGCTGGACGACCGCTTCCGGCTGCTCAGCAGCGGAAGCCGGACCGTGCTGCCCCGGCAGCAGACACTGCGGGCGGTGGTCGACTGGTCCTGGGATCTGCTGGACGAGGACGAGCGGACCGTACTGCGCCGGCTGGCCGTCTTCTCCGGCGGCTGCGCGCTCGCTCAGGCGGAGGCCGTCTGCGGAGCGGGAGCCCTGGAGCCACTCGCTTCCCTCGTCGACAAATCACTCGTGGTCGCCGCCCCGGACGGCCTCGACGAGATGCGCTACCGGTTGCTGGAAACCGTCGCCGAGTACGCGGGGGAGCGGCTGGAGGGGGCCGGTGAGAGGGCGGCCGTCGAGCGGCGGCACATGCGCGCCTACCGGGAGCTGGTCCGTACCGGCGACCCGGAGCTGCGCGGGCCGCGGCAGGCCGAGTGGCTGGAGCGGTTCGAGACGGAGCACGACAACGTACGAGCCGCCCTGCGGACGGCGCTCCGCCCCGCCCAGAGGGAACAGGAGCAGGAGCAGGAGGCACTCTGCCTGGTGCTGTCCATGAACTGGTTCTGGCAGCGGCGCAACCACCAGGCGGACGCACGTAGTTGGTCCTCGGTGGCCGCCGGATTCGGCCCCGACCCCTTCCGGTCGCCTGTACGGCCCGCCGTGCCGCTGGCCGACCGCTGCACGGCTGCCCCGCCGCCCTGGTCCGAGGAGCAGCTGTGGGAGGCACGGCGCGGCGTGCGGCTGATGGTGTTCGCGAGCAGTCAGGACGACGGCGTGGCGCGGGGGGAGCCGCAGGCCCTGGCCCATCTGCGCCGGATCGTTTCCGCCTACCGTCCGGGACTGCCGCAGATATGCCGGCAGCCGGGCTCGATGTGGTTCTTCGCCCGGCTGATGAGCGGCGAGTTCGACGGGCTGGGCGAGGCCGTGGACGCCATCGTCGACAGCTGCCGGGACCTGGCGGACGGCTGGGATCTGGGGTTCGCCCTGCTGTTGCGGGCCACACTGCTCGGCGACCGCCGCGGTGGGCTCGAGCAGTCTGCGAGCGACGCCGACCGTGCGCTGGCGCTCTTCGAGGCGGCAGGGGATCTGTGGGGGGTCGCCGAGTCGCTGTCCGCGCGAGGGGAGGCCCATGCAGGGCGCGGTCGGTACGAAGAGGCGGCCGCGGACTTCGCACGGGCCATGCGGAGCTCCGCGCGGGTCGGCGCGCACGCCCAGGTGCCGGTCTTCAGGGCCAGGCTGGCGTCCGTACGGCTGAAGACGGCCGCCTCCCCCAGGGAGAGGGAGCACGCCGAGCGGCAGCTGCTGGAGGCGGTGGAGGAGTCCCGGGAGTCCGCGGACGTCCTCGGCACGGGCCGGATGATGCTGGCGCAGCACTACGGCAACACCGGCCGCACCGAGCTTGCCCGTCATCAACTCCATGAGATGGAGAGGGATTTGTCCGCGGCGACTCCCGAGCTCTTCCGTGGGGTGGTGGCGGGGGCGTACGGCTGGCTGGACTGTCTGGACGGGGAGTACGCAGCGGCCCGCCGGCGGATCGCGGAGGCAGTGGGCCTGCTGGACAGTCTGGCGCACCTTGTCGCTCCGTATCTGATCACCGATCAATTCCTCTGCGCCGCCTGGGCGATGGCGCATCTGGGGGCGGCAGAGGAGGCGGCGCGGCTCCTCGGCGCCTACGACCGCAGCAGCCGGCAGCCCGGCGGCCTCGGCTTCCGGCCGTTCGCCGACGAGAAGGAGACCCGGCAGCGGGCGGAGTCCGAGGTGCGCGCGGCGGCGGCCGGGGAGCGGTACGAGCGTGCCTACGCCGAGGGCGGCGGCCTGTCCGTGCCGGAAGCCGCCGCCCTGATCTGA